The genomic interval TCCGTCTCACCCGATCTCGAATCAGGCGCCGTGGTCGGTGATGTCCACCACGCCTTGGATCTCCGGGACCTTCTCCTTCAGCACCTTCTCCACGCCGTCCCGGATCGTGACGTGCGCCATGGCGCAGCCCCGGCAGCCGCCGCCCATTCGCACATAAACTTTTCCGTCCTTCACATCGTGGATCTCCACGAACCCGCCGTGGCTGGCCAAGGCGGGGTTGATCTCCGAATCGATCAACGCCTGCACCTTCTTCCCCATCTCCGGATCGGACCAACTCACCTGGTTGGGATTGTCGAAGACGAAGCCAGCCCCCTCGTCGTCCTCGACGAAGTCCAGCTTGGTTCCCTCGAGCCTCTCCGCCGAGTGGGGATCCACGTGGATCTTGAGCCCGTTCATGTCGATCACGCGGTCCTCGCCCTCCTCCTCGCCGGGAGCTACGAAGCTGAGTTCGTGCTTGTATCCGTTCGTGGAAACGCCGGCGATCCGGACGCGGATCCCGCTCCCGGCGCGGCCTCGGGACTCCATGATCGATTGCATCTTCTCTTTCGCTTTATCGGTGATGGTGATCATCCGGCACTCCGATCGATAAGGTGACACGGCCCCGAGCCGGTCCGGCGCTCGCCGCCGCCCTCGCCCGCGCCGTCGCTTTCACTTCGGAAAGTATACACACAGGACGGTCCCCCGCAACCACACGGAACGCGCCGGCGCGGCGCCCGTTGACAAGCCTGTGTAACCCGCTTATTCTTAACGATATAAACCCTCCGATCCGTTCCGGGCTTCGCGGCCCCGAGGGAGAGCGATCCGATGGCCGACGTCCTGATTCTGAATCCGCCCTTCGTGGACGATTTCGTCCGCTCGGCGCGCTGGGACGCCCGCTCGCGGGGGCGCGTGCAACGCCATCCGGATTACCTCGCCGTGGCGACCGCCGTGCTCGAGGCGGCGGGTTTGGACGCCCGGTTGGAGGACGCCTGCGCGCGGAACGGAACCCGCGAAGGGGTGCGCCGACTGCTGCGGGAAGAGAAACCCCGCTTCGTCGCGATCCACGCCGCCACCCCGTCCATCGACAACGACATCGCCTACTGCGCCCTCGCCAAGGAAACCGCGGGCTCCTTTACGGTATTGGTCGGGCAGCACGTCACCGCCGAGCCGGAGGACACACTCGCCCGGGCGGGTGGGGCCGTGGACGCGGTCGCCCTCGGCGAGTACGACCACACGCTGCGCGATCTCTTCTCCGGGAAGCCGGTCGAATCGACGCCGGGCGTCGCCTATCGGGACGCGGCCGGCGCCGTCGTTCGCACCGTGCCGCGCGCCTTGATCGACGTGAACACCCTCCCCTTCCCCGCCTGGCGCTGGATCGATCCGAGCCTCTATTACGACGGCGGGAAACTCCATCCCTTCCTCACCCTGATCACGGGCCGCGGCTGCTTCGGCCGCTGCACCTTCTGCCGCGACCCGCAACTGATGTACGGGAGGATCAACCGCTATCGCGATCCCGAACTCGTGGTGGACGAGATGGAACACGACATCACGCTCTTCCCGCGACTCCGGGAGATCATGTTCGAGACGGACACCTTCACGGCCAAAGGATCTCACGCCGAGGGGGTTTGCCGGGAAATCCTGCGGCGGGGGGTGCACAAGAAGGTCCGTTGGTCCTGCAACGTTCGGACCGACGTGGACCGGGACCTCCTCCGACTCATGAAGGAGGCGGGATGCCGGATGCTGATGATCGGATTCGAGTTCGGCACCCAGGAGGCGCTCGACGCGGTGAAGAAGGGGACGCGGCTGGAGAGGGCGCGGGAGTTCTCCCGGCACGCGGCGGATCTGGGATTCACACAGCACGGCTGCTTCATGATCGGCGCGCCGGGGGAGACGGAGTCGTCGGCCCGGGCCACAATCGAATACGCCAAGAGCCTCCCCCTCGACACGATCCAGATCAGCGGCGTGAGCGCCTATCCCGGCACCGAGATGTACCGGTGGGCGCGGGAGAAGGGCTATCTGGTGCCCAAGGAGTGGAGCGAGTGGCTGGACGAGAACCAAGAACAGGTGACGGTGCTCGACTACCCACAGCTCCCCAAGGAGAGGATCGACGCGCTGATCAACCAGGGACTGCGGGAGTTCTATCTCCGCCCGCGGCAAATGTGCAAGATGGCCCTCGCGATCCGGGGAATCGGGGACGCGAAGAGAAAACTGTACGGCTTTCGCGGCTTTCTGGACGCGATGGCGTCCGAGAGGCGCGCCCGCCGCGCGGCGCGAAACGCCGGCGCCGCGCGCAAGCCGGAGGGGGATGCGAGGGAAACGCGATGAGCTTCCTCGGCTATGCCCGCTACGCCCCCCGGATCTTCCGCAAACGCGGGACGGACCCTCTCTATCTCATCTTCTTCGTCACCGACCGTTGCAACGCCCGCTGCCCTCACTGCCTCCTCGGAAGCGGCAAACCGACCGGCGAGGGAGAACTCTCGCTCGACGAGTACGAGAAGATCGCCGAAGGGATGGGGCCCTTTCTCTTCC from Candidatus Eisenbacteria bacterium carries:
- a CDS encoding iron-sulfur cluster assembly accessory protein, whose translation is MITITDKAKEKMQSIMESRGRAGSGIRVRIAGVSTNGYKHELSFVAPGEEEGEDRVIDMNGLKIHVDPHSAERLEGTKLDFVEDDEGAGFVFDNPNQVSWSDPEMGKKVQALIDSEINPALASHGGFVEIHDVKDGKVYVRMGGGCRGCAMAHVTIRDGVEKVLKEKVPEIQGVVDITDHGA
- a CDS encoding radical SAM protein, with protein sequence MADVLILNPPFVDDFVRSARWDARSRGRVQRHPDYLAVATAVLEAAGLDARLEDACARNGTREGVRRLLREEKPRFVAIHAATPSIDNDIAYCALAKETAGSFTVLVGQHVTAEPEDTLARAGGAVDAVALGEYDHTLRDLFSGKPVESTPGVAYRDAAGAVVRTVPRALIDVNTLPFPAWRWIDPSLYYDGGKLHPFLTLITGRGCFGRCTFCRDPQLMYGRINRYRDPELVVDEMEHDITLFPRLREIMFETDTFTAKGSHAEGVCREILRRGVHKKVRWSCNVRTDVDRDLLRLMKEAGCRMLMIGFEFGTQEALDAVKKGTRLERAREFSRHAADLGFTQHGCFMIGAPGETESSARATIEYAKSLPLDTIQISGVSAYPGTEMYRWAREKGYLVPKEWSEWLDENQEQVTVLDYPQLPKERIDALINQGLREFYLRPRQMCKMALAIRGIGDAKRKLYGFRGFLDAMASERRARRAARNAGAARKPEGDARETR